A region of Jannaschia sp. W003 DNA encodes the following proteins:
- a CDS encoding phosphatidylcholine/phosphatidylserine synthase, which translates to MWPRTRALSVHALTASGAVFAMFALLAAVETAWSWMFLWLLAALVVDGVDGPLARRWEVTLHAARFDGVLLDLIIDYLTYVFIPIYALYASGLVPGWAGWGVLIVVPFASALYFADTQMKTEDASFEGFPGCWNMVALVVFVTEPNPWLTLVVALVLSAAMFLPVRFVHPVRTRRWRPLTLAITTVWMVLAVVASWGEFGLPPLAAGLFGLASLYLLLAGAAQQVVRG; encoded by the coding sequence ATGTGGCCCCGCACCCGCGCCCTCTCCGTCCACGCGCTCACCGCCTCCGGGGCGGTGTTCGCCATGTTCGCGCTGCTCGCCGCCGTGGAGACGGCGTGGTCCTGGATGTTCCTGTGGCTGCTGGCCGCCCTCGTGGTGGACGGCGTCGACGGGCCGCTCGCGCGGCGCTGGGAGGTGACGCTGCACGCGGCGCGCTTCGACGGCGTGCTGCTCGACCTCATCATCGACTACCTCACTTACGTCTTCATCCCGATCTACGCGCTCTACGCGAGCGGCCTCGTGCCCGGCTGGGCCGGCTGGGGGGTGCTGATCGTGGTGCCCTTCGCCTCGGCGCTCTACTTCGCGGACACGCAGATGAAGACCGAGGACGCCTCGTTCGAGGGCTTCCCCGGCTGCTGGAACATGGTGGCGCTGGTGGTCTTCGTGACCGAGCCGAACCCCTGGCTGACGCTGGTGGTCGCGCTGGTGCTCTCGGCGGCAATGTTCCTGCCGGTGCGCTTCGTCCACCCCGTCCGCACCCGCCGCTGGCGCCCCCTGACCCTGGCGATCACGACCGTCTGGATGGTGCTGGCCGTGGTCGCCTCCTGGGGCGAGTTCGGCCTGCCGCCCCTCGCCGCGGGCCTGTTCGGACTGGCGAGCCTCTACCTCCTGCTCGCGGGCGCGGCGCAGCAGGTGGTGCGGGGGTAG
- a CDS encoding serine hydrolase translates to MRRAAALLLLLVAWPAAADSIETIAEGVARHPGVPGAAVGLVTAEGARVAVAGKRQTLRGPATTEDDRWHLGSLTKAMTATLAARLVERGLLDWDTTVADLLPEPGRYGDATLAALLAHRAGLPPNMPGPLARGAPSRDRFVRAALRLPIAGGTPGRFLYSNVGYVVAAAMLEAAAGETWEALMRREVFEPLGMTGAGFGPPPRNHGHGPGPRAVAPGAADADNPALMGPAGTVHSGAADLAAFLAAHLAWDEGYLSPDSWERLQLDEAYAMGWRVDDEGRLHHVGSNTLWWAVMEIDHAAGRALFVLVNAGDQRSVRAPVLEAVQALREAR, encoded by the coding sequence GTGAGGCGGGCGGCGGCGCTCCTCCTGCTCCTCGTGGCATGGCCCGCCGCCGCCGACTCCATCGAGACCATTGCCGAAGGCGTCGCGCGCCACCCCGGCGTGCCCGGCGCTGCGGTGGGCCTCGTGACCGCCGAGGGCGCGCGCGTGGCCGTGGCGGGCAAGCGGCAGACCCTGCGCGGGCCCGCCACGACCGAGGACGACCGCTGGCATCTCGGCTCGCTCACGAAGGCCATGACCGCGACGCTGGCCGCGCGGCTGGTGGAGCGGGGTCTCCTGGACTGGGACACCACGGTCGCCGACCTCCTGCCCGAGCCGGGGCGCTACGGCGACGCAACGCTGGCGGCGCTGCTCGCGCACCGCGCGGGCCTGCCGCCGAACATGCCCGGCCCGCTCGCCCGGGGCGCGCCCAGCCGCGACCGCTTCGTCCGGGCCGCCCTGCGCCTGCCGATCGCAGGCGGCACGCCGGGGCGGTTCCTCTACAGCAACGTCGGCTACGTGGTGGCCGCCGCCATGCTGGAGGCCGCCGCCGGCGAGACCTGGGAGGCGCTGATGCGCCGCGAGGTGTTCGAGCCGCTCGGCATGACGGGCGCGGGCTTCGGCCCGCCGCCCCGCAACCACGGCCACGGGCCGGGCCCCCGCGCCGTGGCGCCGGGCGCCGCCGACGCCGACAACCCCGCGCTGATGGGCCCGGCGGGCACGGTCCACTCCGGCGCCGCGGACCTCGCCGCCTTCCTCGCCGCGCACCTTGCCTGGGACGAAGGCTACCTCTCGCCCGACAGCTGGGAGCGGCTGCAGCTCGACGAGGCGTACGCGATGGGATGGCGGGTGGACGACGAGGGGCGCCTGCACCACGTCGGCTCGAACACCCTGTGGTGGGCGGTGATGGAGATCGACCACGCCGCCGGGCGCGCCCTGTTCGTTCTGGTGAACGCCGGCGACCAGCGCTCCGTGCGCGCCCCCGTCCTGGAGGCGGTGCAGGCGCTGCGCGAGGCCCGCTAG
- a CDS encoding phosphatidylserine decarboxylase, whose protein sequence is MSVDLKSTVIKPLHREGPRFVAIFAAVSLALFLVWDPLGWIGLGLTVWCYYFFRDPNRVVPQDEGLVVSPADGVVSLIGPAIPPSELGLGPEPRTRVSVFMSVFDCHVNRAPVEGTVTQIAYRPGKFLSAELDKASEENERNGMTLTMDDGTTIGVVQIAGLVARRILCEVQEGAILERGERFGLIRFGSRLDVYLPRGTAPRVSVGQTCTSGETVLAVLGENAPATARTV, encoded by the coding sequence ATGAGCGTCGATCTGAAATCCACCGTCATCAAGCCCCTCCACCGCGAGGGGCCGCGCTTTGTCGCGATCTTCGCCGCCGTCTCGCTGGCGCTGTTCCTCGTGTGGGACCCGCTGGGCTGGATCGGCCTCGGCCTGACGGTCTGGTGCTACTACTTCTTCCGCGACCCGAACCGCGTGGTGCCGCAGGATGAGGGCCTCGTGGTCTCGCCCGCCGACGGCGTCGTCTCGCTGATCGGTCCGGCGATCCCGCCCTCGGAGCTGGGCCTCGGTCCCGAGCCGCGCACCCGCGTGAGCGTGTTCATGTCGGTGTTCGACTGCCACGTGAACCGCGCCCCCGTAGAGGGCACGGTCACGCAGATCGCCTACCGCCCCGGCAAGTTCCTGTCGGCCGAGCTCGACAAGGCCTCCGAGGAGAACGAGCGCAACGGCATGACGCTGACCATGGACGACGGCACCACCATCGGCGTGGTGCAGATCGCCGGCCTCGTGGCGCGGCGCATCCTGTGCGAGGTGCAGGAGGGCGCGATCCTCGAGCGCGGCGAGCGCTTCGGCCTGATCCGCTTCGGCTCGCGCCTCGACGTCTACCTGCCGCGGGGCACCGCGCCGCGGGTCTCGGTGGGGCAGACCTGCACCTCCGGCGAGACCGTGCTGGCGGTGCTGGGCGAGAACGCGCCGGCGACCGCGCGGACCGTCTGA
- the argF gene encoding ornithine carbamoyltransferase, which produces MPHFLDLDRTPREDLRAILDTARAMKAARGDRPRGTPDDALPLEGRVVALIFEKPSTRTRISFDVGARQMGATTMVLSGADMQLGHGETVGDTARVLSRYVDLVMIRTFGAEILHEMAEHATVPVINGLTDSSHPCQLMADVMTYEEHRGPIEGARVAWMGDGNNVAQSFLQAAERFGFDMTFSGPEQLDPDPRLMERLRASGRDARIERDPARAVADADLIVTDTWVSMGDAESSRQRRHNLLRPYQVNEALLGAAPESALVMHCLPAHRGEEITDAVLDGPRSVVFDEAENRLHAQKAIMRWCVGA; this is translated from the coding sequence ATGCCCCATTTCCTGGACCTCGACCGCACCCCCCGCGAGGACCTGCGCGCGATCCTCGACACCGCGCGCGCCATGAAGGCCGCGCGCGGCGACCGCCCGCGCGGCACGCCCGACGACGCGCTGCCTCTCGAGGGCCGCGTGGTGGCGCTGATCTTCGAGAAGCCCTCCACCCGCACCCGCATCTCCTTCGACGTGGGCGCGCGACAGATGGGGGCGACCACGATGGTGCTGTCGGGCGCCGACATGCAGCTCGGCCACGGCGAGACGGTCGGCGACACGGCGCGGGTGCTCTCGCGCTACGTGGACCTCGTGATGATCCGCACCTTCGGCGCCGAGATCCTCCACGAGATGGCCGAGCACGCCACCGTGCCGGTGATCAACGGCCTGACCGACAGCTCGCACCCCTGCCAGCTCATGGCCGACGTGATGACCTACGAGGAGCACCGCGGCCCCATCGAGGGCGCGCGGGTGGCGTGGATGGGCGACGGCAACAACGTGGCCCAGAGCTTCCTGCAGGCCGCCGAGCGGTTCGGCTTCGACATGACCTTCTCGGGCCCCGAGCAGCTGGATCCGGACCCCCGCCTGATGGAGCGGCTGCGCGCCTCGGGGCGGGACGCGCGGATCGAGCGCGACCCCGCGCGCGCCGTGGCCGACGCCGACCTCATCGTCACCGACACCTGGGTCTCGATGGGCGACGCCGAGAGCTCGCGCCAGCGGCGCCACAACCTCCTGCGCCCCTACCAGGTGAACGAGGCGCTGCTTGGGGCCGCGCCCGAAAGCGCGCTCGTCATGCACTGCCTGCCTGCCCACCGAGGCGAGGAGATCACGGACGCGGTGCTCGACGGGCCGCGCTCGGTGGTGTTCGACGAGGCCGAGAACCGGCTCCACGCGCAGAAGGCGATCATGCGGTGGTGCGTGGGGGCCTAG
- a CDS encoding cytochrome P460 family protein — MSRTAATAAVLLLLAAPAGAEGYVVEGDPWELGEAGVSELYGCMEARMAAGYASGGDPAAVAYRGWTAAATRPAVAGPHGERFLLTFANPVAAEQYLRFEEEGFEMPVGSVLAKESIAVGEGGVPRVGPLFLMEKVDGAPETDGWRYSAVMENGAYVDHTQAFCHDCHAAFADRDALGYPLEEVRVAR, encoded by the coding sequence ATGTCCCGCACCGCCGCCACCGCCGCCGTCCTGCTCCTGCTCGCCGCCCCCGCCGGGGCCGAGGGTTACGTCGTGGAGGGCGACCCCTGGGAGCTGGGCGAGGCGGGCGTGTCCGAGCTCTACGGCTGCATGGAGGCGCGCATGGCCGCGGGCTACGCCTCCGGCGGCGACCCGGCCGCCGTGGCCTACCGCGGCTGGACGGCGGCCGCCACGCGCCCCGCCGTGGCCGGTCCCCACGGCGAGCGCTTCCTGCTGACCTTCGCCAACCCCGTCGCCGCCGAGCAGTACCTGCGCTTCGAGGAGGAGGGGTTCGAGATGCCCGTGGGCTCCGTGCTAGCCAAGGAGTCCATCGCGGTGGGCGAGGGCGGCGTGCCCCGGGTCGGGCCGCTGTTCCTCATGGAGAAGGTGGACGGCGCGCCCGAGACGGACGGCTGGCGCTACTCCGCCGTCATGGAGAACGGCGCTTACGTCGACCACACCCAGGCCTTCTGCCACGACTGCCACGCGGCCTTCGCCGATCGCGACGCGCTGGGCTACCCGCTCGAGGAGGTGCGCGTCGCGCGCTAG
- the pssA gene encoding CDP-diacylglycerol--serine O-phosphatidyltransferase gives MARRQGSRMPLVALLPNLVTILGLSAGLTSIRFSIDATLWLAAGLLIFAALIDALDGMLARRLDAASPMGAELDSLSDFVCFGVAPALLVYRFALSDLYGVGWVAALFLAICCCLRLARFNVMAKDPGQDVSTHFVGVPAPAGAMLALFPVFLHLAEIVDLRGAPLLVAGWTVGVGVLMVARFRTVSLKAMRIDRDNAVYVLLGAAVVIGLMLTRIWLFAVGATAIYLALLVIGVVRARRGTATAQEAAPEE, from the coding sequence ATGGCGAGGCGCCAAGGCTCGCGGATGCCGCTGGTGGCGCTGCTGCCGAACCTCGTCACGATCCTCGGGCTGAGCGCGGGCCTCACCTCGATCCGCTTCTCGATCGACGCCACGCTCTGGCTGGCTGCGGGGCTGCTGATCTTCGCCGCCCTGATCGACGCGCTCGACGGCATGCTGGCGCGGCGGCTCGATGCGGCCTCGCCCATGGGGGCGGAGCTGGACTCGCTGTCGGACTTCGTGTGCTTCGGCGTGGCTCCGGCGCTGCTGGTCTACCGCTTCGCGTTGTCGGACCTCTACGGCGTCGGCTGGGTGGCCGCCCTGTTCCTCGCGATCTGCTGCTGCCTGCGGCTGGCGCGGTTCAACGTCATGGCCAAGGACCCCGGGCAGGATGTGTCGACCCACTTCGTGGGCGTGCCCGCGCCGGCGGGGGCGATGCTGGCGCTGTTCCCGGTGTTCCTCCACCTCGCCGAGATCGTGGACCTGCGGGGCGCGCCGCTGCTGGTGGCGGGCTGGACCGTGGGCGTGGGGGTGCTGATGGTGGCGCGCTTCCGCACCGTGTCGCTCAAGGCCATGCGCATCGATCGCGACAACGCGGTCTACGTGCTCTTGGGCGCCGCCGTCGTGATCGGCCTCATGCTCACCCGCATCTGGCTCTTCGCCGTGGGCGCCACCGCGATTTACCTGGCCCTTCTCGTGATCGGCGTCGTCCGCGCCCGCCGGGGCACCGCCACTGCGCAGGAAGCGGCGCCGGAGGAGTAA
- a CDS encoding GcrA family cell cycle regulator codes for MAWTDDRVETLKRMWGEGASASQIAKELGGVTRNAVIGKVHRLGLSNRNKDEEPGAAAEAPAEPAPPPAPEAELPEPTEVVAAAEAGAAKDDAKEAPAPEADEEDDDDEPRTMAAVPHGATVTPIRKPLMAGQPLPPQPSANEISPEALAKVNAVEKTAKKLGLMELTERTCKWPIGDPATPKFWFCGLPVQAGKPYCEAHVTVAFQPMSSRRDRRR; via the coding sequence ATGGCCTGGACCGACGACCGCGTCGAGACGCTCAAGCGGATGTGGGGCGAAGGGGCCTCGGCTTCGCAGATCGCCAAGGAGCTGGGCGGCGTGACCCGCAACGCGGTGATCGGCAAGGTCCACCGCCTCGGCCTGTCGAACCGCAACAAGGACGAGGAGCCCGGCGCCGCGGCCGAGGCCCCCGCCGAGCCCGCGCCGCCCCCCGCCCCCGAGGCGGAGCTTCCCGAGCCCACCGAGGTGGTCGCCGCCGCCGAGGCCGGGGCCGCGAAGGACGACGCGAAGGAGGCCCCCGCCCCCGAGGCGGACGAGGAGGACGACGACGACGAGCCGCGCACCATGGCCGCCGTGCCCCACGGCGCCACCGTGACCCCGATCCGCAAGCCGCTCATGGCCGGCCAGCCGCTGCCCCCGCAGCCCTCGGCCAACGAGATCAGCCCCGAGGCGCTGGCCAAGGTGAACGCGGTCGAGAAGACCGCCAAGAAGCTGGGCCTGATGGAGCTGACGGAGCGCACCTGCAAGTGGCCCATCGGCGACCCCGCGACGCCGAAGTTCTGGTTCTGCGGCCTGCCCGTGCAGGCGGGCAAGCCCTACTGCGAGGCCCACGTCACGGTCGCCTTCCAGCCCATGTCCTCGCGCCGCGACCGCCGCCGCTAG
- a CDS encoding aspartate aminotransferase family protein, which produces MIPPLLPTYNRAPLAFERGEGSWLVERGGGRYLDLGAGIAVNALGHAHPALVEALTAQAGAVWHTSNLYEIPAQQRLAERLVEATFADTCFFTNSGTEACELAVKMARKHFSAQGSPERHVILAFTGSFHGRSSAGIAAAGSEKMTAGFGPLLPGFRHLPFGDHAAFEAAIREPDVAAVILEPVQGEGGIVPVPDQCLKGVREACDQVGALMILDEVQCGMGRTGRLFAHEWAGVAPDIMMVAKGIGGGFPLGALLATEAAASAMTAGTHGSTYGGNPLACAVGNAVVEIVADEAFLSEVRRKGGLLRQGLEGLVAAHPEVFERVQGAGLMLGLRCRIPVARVIEAACAESLLLVPAANETARILPALNIEDADIREALDRLDRAAAAVTAPA; this is translated from the coding sequence ATGATCCCGCCCCTCTTGCCGACCTACAACCGCGCCCCGCTCGCCTTCGAGCGCGGCGAGGGCTCGTGGCTGGTGGAGCGCGGGGGCGGGCGATACCTCGACCTCGGCGCGGGCATCGCGGTGAACGCGCTCGGCCACGCCCACCCCGCGCTGGTGGAGGCGCTGACCGCGCAGGCCGGCGCGGTCTGGCACACGTCGAACCTCTACGAGATCCCCGCCCAGCAGCGCCTGGCCGAGCGGCTGGTGGAGGCGACCTTCGCGGACACCTGCTTCTTCACCAACTCCGGCACCGAGGCCTGCGAGCTGGCGGTAAAGATGGCGCGCAAGCACTTCTCGGCGCAAGGGAGCCCCGAGCGCCACGTGATCCTGGCCTTCACCGGCTCGTTCCACGGGCGCTCCTCGGCGGGCATCGCCGCGGCAGGGTCCGAGAAGATGACCGCGGGCTTCGGCCCGCTGCTGCCGGGCTTCCGCCACCTGCCCTTCGGCGACCACGCGGCCTTCGAGGCCGCCATCCGGGAGCCGGACGTCGCCGCGGTGATCCTGGAGCCCGTGCAGGGCGAAGGCGGCATCGTGCCCGTTCCCGACCAATGCCTGAAAGGCGTGCGCGAGGCCTGCGACCAAGTCGGCGCGCTGATGATCCTCGACGAGGTGCAGTGCGGCATGGGACGGACCGGCAGGCTCTTCGCCCACGAATGGGCCGGAGTCGCGCCCGACATCATGATGGTGGCCAAGGGCATCGGCGGGGGCTTCCCGCTGGGCGCCCTGCTGGCCACCGAGGCCGCCGCCTCCGCCATGACGGCGGGTACCCACGGCTCGACCTACGGCGGCAACCCGCTGGCCTGCGCCGTGGGCAATGCCGTGGTGGAGATCGTCGCCGACGAGGCGTTCCTCTCCGAGGTCCGCCGCAAGGGCGGGCTCCTGCGCCAGGGGCTGGAGGGCCTCGTGGCCGCACACCCCGAGGTGTTCGAGCGGGTGCAGGGCGCCGGGCTGATGCTCGGCCTGCGCTGCCGCATCCCCGTGGCCCGCGTGATCGAGGCGGCGTGCGCGGAGTCCCTCCTCCTGGTTCCAGCCGCCAACGAGACCGCTCGCATCCTGCCGGCCCTCAACATCGAGGACGCCGACATCCGCGAGGCCCTCGACCGCCTCGACCGCGCCGCGGCCGCCGTGACGGCGCCCGCCTAG
- a CDS encoding CopD family protein, which produces MDWVKIIHLLAVFGWMASVFAVPRALIYWRRDWELRGEQGPIGDLTFRLYRFSAGLAVIGVALGLWLATWWGWPSWTHWKTLFVAVLAGHYAWTGLMVRDARRGRFPRSDRWLRVFNEASVVVFLAILWAVVAKP; this is translated from the coding sequence ATGGACTGGGTCAAGATCATCCACCTGCTGGCCGTGTTCGGCTGGATGGCCAGCGTCTTCGCGGTACCCCGCGCGTTGATCTACTGGCGCCGCGACTGGGAGCTGCGGGGCGAGCAGGGCCCCATCGGCGACCTGACGTTCCGCCTCTACCGCTTCTCGGCCGGCCTCGCCGTGATCGGCGTGGCGCTGGGGCTGTGGCTGGCGACCTGGTGGGGCTGGCCGAGCTGGACCCACTGGAAGACCCTCTTCGTGGCCGTGCTGGCGGGGCACTACGCCTGGACCGGCCTCATGGTGCGCGACGCCCGCCGGGGCCGCTTTCCCCGCTCCGACCGCTGGCTGCGGGTGTTCAACGAGGCGAGCGTGGTCGTCTTCCTCGCCATCCTCTGGGCTGTGGTGGCGAAGCCCTGA
- a CDS encoding DUF599 domain-containing protein produces the protein MIADLLVNISLTDSVALGVLGLGWAGSTWAIEHPPAGRPSVGLLMARYRHAWMREMIGRQPRVFDAQILGSLRQGTTFLASAALIAVGGVLALAGNAERLESLALDMLSDAQPTLFLQAKLMPVALLLAHAVFKFIWSNRLFGYCAVVMASTPNDASDPLAPVRARQAADLNARAAVNFNRGLRSIYFAFAALAWLLGGWALLAATLLTLWVVLGREFASQSRAVLLED, from the coding sequence ATGATCGCCGACCTCCTCGTTAACATCTCGTTAACCGACTCGGTTGCCCTGGGCGTGCTCGGTCTCGGCTGGGCCGGCTCCACCTGGGCCATCGAACACCCGCCCGCGGGGCGCCCCTCCGTCGGCCTCCTGATGGCGCGCTACCGCCATGCGTGGATGCGCGAGATGATCGGCCGCCAGCCCCGCGTGTTCGACGCCCAGATCCTCGGCAGCCTGCGCCAGGGCACCACGTTCCTGGCCTCCGCCGCCCTCATCGCGGTGGGCGGCGTGCTGGCGCTCGCGGGCAATGCCGAGCGGCTCGAGAGCCTGGCCCTGGACATGCTCTCGGACGCCCAGCCGACGCTGTTCCTGCAGGCCAAGCTGATGCCCGTGGCCCTCCTGCTGGCCCATGCGGTGTTCAAGTTCATCTGGTCGAACCGCCTGTTCGGCTACTGCGCCGTGGTCATGGCCTCCACGCCCAACGACGCCTCCGACCCCCTTGCCCCGGTCCGCGCCCGGCAGGCCGCCGATCTGAACGCGCGAGCGGCCGTGAACTTCAACCGCGGCCTGCGCTCGATCTACTTCGCCTTCGCCGCGCTGGCCTGGCTCCTCGGCGGCTGGGCGCTGCTTGCGGCTACCCTGCTCACCCTCTGGGTCGTGCTCGGCCGCGAGTTCGCCTCGCAGAGCCGCGCCGTGCTGCTGGAGGATTGA
- a CDS encoding HNH endonuclease gives MAKLVLMHKLGSGYDDEPPVRYEFPDVYLSRMRDAVGDWIVYYEPGRRAQRYFAVAHIADIVRSDGNPGHHFAEITPETYLPLVDPVPRLDGGRPLESALRAADGSPIRGGQAMSAVRRLPDAEFAAIVNRGLPADLEAVEARRYDPAGPGLAEPITAFDRPVIERLTRRAFRDMAFRRRVREAYGHRCALSGLTLRNGGGRPEVEAAHIVPVARGGSDSVRNGLALSGTLHWMFDRGLVSVAGDLSILVSGNKVPGDVAARLLVPDRQIRLPADARDHPSREALRWHREHVFGQWNEDGPAPW, from the coding sequence ATGGCGAAGCTGGTCCTCATGCACAAGTTGGGCTCGGGTTACGACGACGAGCCTCCGGTGCGCTACGAATTTCCCGACGTCTATCTCTCGCGGATGCGGGACGCGGTCGGGGACTGGATCGTCTACTACGAACCGGGACGGCGCGCTCAACGCTACTTCGCCGTCGCGCACATCGCGGACATCGTCCGAAGCGACGGCAATCCCGGTCACCACTTCGCCGAGATCACCCCGGAGACGTATCTGCCGCTCGTCGACCCGGTGCCGCGGCTGGACGGTGGACGCCCGTTGGAGTCGGCCCTGCGGGCGGCGGATGGTTCTCCGATCCGAGGAGGACAGGCCATGTCCGCCGTTCGCCGCCTGCCCGACGCCGAGTTCGCCGCCATTGTGAACCGGGGCCTGCCCGCTGACCTGGAGGCCGTGGAGGCCCGGCGCTACGACCCCGCCGGGCCCGGCCTCGCGGAGCCAATCACCGCCTTCGACCGCCCCGTGATCGAGCGCCTCACGCGGCGGGCCTTCCGCGACATGGCCTTCCGCCGCCGGGTGCGCGAAGCCTACGGGCACCGCTGCGCGCTGTCGGGGCTGACGCTGCGCAACGGGGGCGGGCGGCCCGAAGTCGAGGCGGCGCACATCGTTCCGGTGGCGCGGGGCGGCAGCGACTCGGTGCGCAACGGGCTGGCGCTGTCGGGCACGCTTCACTGGATGTTCGACCGGGGGCTGGTGTCGGTGGCGGGCGACCTCTCGATCCTCGTGTCGGGCAACAAGGTGCCCGGCGACGTGGCCGCACGCCTCCTGGTCCCCGACCGACAGATCCGCTTGCCCGCCGATGCGCGCGACCACCCCAGCCGCGAGGCGCTGCGCTGGCACCGCGAGCACGTGTTCGGCCAGTGGAACGAGGACGGGCCCGCGCCCTGGTAG
- a CDS encoding UDP-N-acetylglucosamine 1-carboxyvinyltransferase — protein MANLIVNGGRPLHGTIRPNGNKNAVLPMLCASLLTSDPVRLSNVPDITDLRKFIEYFRAIGSTVEHDAEAQTLEVRHAETLSESAVEKLPLRIRSAIMLLAPILLRHGHLCFDVDAKGCALGIREIDPHIDILKRFGARMAPGDVVDLTLANRPAGQSIWAEYASVTATETFLLIASMSTGTSVLTNAASEPHVQALCHMLVEMGAEVEGIGTSRLTVRGVETLGGADRRVPDDHHEVATFLALGGVSGGQVTVETDILDEMPLILDQFAKLGLIFVRGLGSVTVAGWTRDVVTPLTAQMTPKIEAAPWPYFPADLLPQAIGVSVGCHGDVMFWNKVYEGAMGWSGELAKFGVRCHLSDPHRLIVFGGNKLKPAEVEAPYIIRVVVGLLIAAIQIEGSSRILNADPVSRAHPRFVENLTSLGADLRWD, from the coding sequence ATGGCCAACCTGATCGTGAACGGGGGGCGTCCCCTGCACGGCACCATCCGGCCCAACGGCAACAAGAACGCCGTGCTGCCGATGCTCTGCGCCTCGCTGCTCACCTCGGACCCGGTGCGCCTGTCGAACGTCCCCGACATCACCGACCTGCGGAAGTTCATCGAGTACTTCCGCGCCATCGGCTCGACGGTGGAGCACGACGCCGAGGCGCAGACCCTCGAGGTGCGCCACGCCGAGACCCTGAGCGAGAGCGCCGTCGAGAAGCTGCCCCTGCGCATCCGCTCCGCGATCATGCTGCTCGCGCCGATCCTGCTGCGCCACGGCCACCTGTGCTTCGACGTGGACGCCAAGGGCTGCGCGCTGGGCATCCGCGAGATCGACCCGCACATCGACATCCTCAAGCGCTTCGGCGCGCGCATGGCGCCCGGCGACGTGGTGGACCTGACGCTCGCCAACCGCCCCGCGGGCCAGTCGATCTGGGCCGAGTACGCCTCCGTGACCGCCACCGAGACGTTCCTGCTGATCGCCTCCATGTCGACCGGCACGAGCGTGCTGACCAACGCCGCCTCGGAGCCGCACGTGCAGGCCCTGTGCCACATGCTCGTGGAGATGGGCGCCGAGGTGGAGGGCATCGGCACCTCGCGCCTCACGGTGCGCGGCGTGGAGACGCTGGGCGGCGCCGACCGCCGCGTGCCCGACGACCACCACGAGGTCGCGACCTTCCTCGCCCTGGGCGGCGTGTCCGGCGGTCAGGTCACCGTGGAGACCGACATCCTCGACGAGATGCCGCTGATCCTCGACCAGTTCGCGAAGCTCGGCCTGATCTTCGTGCGGGGGCTGGGCTCCGTCACCGTGGCGGGCTGGACGCGCGACGTGGTCACGCCCCTGACCGCGCAGATGACGCCCAAGATCGAGGCCGCGCCCTGGCCCTACTTCCCGGCCGACCTCCTGCCCCAGGCGATCGGCGTGTCGGTGGGCTGCCACGGCGACGTGATGTTCTGGAACAAGGTCTACGAGGGCGCCATGGGCTGGTCGGGCGAGCTGGCCAAGTTCGGCGTGCGCTGCCACCTGAGCGACCCGCACCGGCTGATCGTGTTCGGCGGCAACAAGCTCAAGCCCGCCGAGGTCGAGGCGCCCTACATCATCCGCGTGGTGGTGGGGCTCCTGATCGCCGCCATCCAGATCGAGGGCTCGTCGCGCATCCTCAACGCCGACCCCGTCAGCCGGGCGCATCCGAGGTTCGTGGAGAACCTCACCTCGCTGGGCGCGGACCTGCGCTGGGACTGA
- a CDS encoding ABC transporter permease produces the protein MNWLGLWTLAEREIRRFLAVWTQTLAAPLVTAGLFLLIFSLAIGPARGDVMGVPFVHFLAPGILMMTVIQNSFANVSSSIVISKVQGNIVDTLMPPLSAGELVAGFLAGGVARGLLVAAAIVLVMFPLIGLWVAHPLLTILWVALGGAFLGALGIVAGVFANKFDQIAAITNFIVTPLSFLSGTFYSIETLPPVMRALSHANPVFYLIDGLRHAVLGVSDSPPALGFAVVALSTALMAGLAWWMFRTGYRLKP, from the coding sequence GTGAACTGGTTGGGCCTGTGGACCCTGGCCGAGCGCGAGATCCGACGCTTCCTCGCCGTGTGGACCCAGACCCTCGCCGCCCCCCTCGTGACCGCGGGCCTGTTCCTGCTGATCTTCAGCCTCGCCATCGGCCCCGCGCGCGGCGACGTGATGGGCGTGCCCTTCGTCCATTTCCTCGCCCCCGGCATCCTGATGATGACGGTGATCCAGAACTCGTTCGCCAACGTGTCCTCGTCGATCGTGATCTCGAAGGTGCAGGGCAACATCGTGGACACGCTGATGCCGCCCCTTTCGGCCGGAGAGCTGGTGGCGGGCTTCCTCGCCGGCGGCGTGGCGCGGGGCCTCTTGGTCGCCGCCGCGATCGTGCTGGTGATGTTCCCGCTGATCGGCCTGTGGGTCGCGCACCCGCTGCTCACCATCCTGTGGGTTGCGCTGGGTGGCGCGTTCCTCGGAGCCTTGGGCATCGTGGCGGGGGTGTTCGCCAACAAGTTCGACCAGATCGCCGCGATCACGAACTTCATCGTGACGCCGCTCAGCTTCCTGTCGGGCACCTTCTACTCGATCGAGACCCTGCCGCCGGTGATGCGCGCGCTCAGCCACGCCAACCCGGTGTTCTACCTGATCGACGGGCTGCGCCACGCGGTGCTGGGCGTCTCCGACAGCCCGCCGGCGCTGGGCTTCGCGGTGGTCGCCCTCTCCACCGCCCTGATGGCGGGACTGGCGTGGTGGATGTTCCGCACGGGCTACCGGCTCAAGCCGTGA